A single window of Bombyx mori chromosome 17, ASM3026992v2 DNA harbors:
- the LOC101739799 gene encoding spermatogenesis-associated protein 20 isoform X1, which translates to MPSGRAVLLLRRLSTGDNRLKNINLNQNISTELFTNPVCIHRDLGLHKRLSTVVPNSISPSQITRSFSDNKIIMASPSSETPPVADKPKHTNSLINEKSPYLLQHAHNPVQWYPWGPEAIEKAKVQNKLIFLSVGYSTCHWCHVMEKESFENEEVAKIMNEHYVNIKVDREERPDIDRVYLLFVMASTGSGGWPMSVFLTPDLQPVTGGTYFPPEDRWGRPGFKTVLLTLAKKWKENQQQCLEAGQHVISALQQLSLDDNLSSVVPGEGTWDKCVQKYMLIYEPEFGGFGMAPKFPQASIFNFLFHYYARDKSNTDGKKCLEMCLYTLTKIAKGGIHDHVSSGFARYSVDNDWHVPHFEKMLYDQAQLVVAYTDAFLATKDEFYAVVVHDIIKYVNRDLRHESGGYYSAEDADSYPTFGTTKKKEGAFCVWEYSELKALLNDKKINEISYLDIFCEYFSVSEEGNISPGSDPHGELVNKNVLIIYESKEEISKKFGLNIEQFNQVINDCIKIVYEARQNRPRPDLDTKILCSWNGLMLSGLAQAGQGLGEKCYVEDAIKTANFIKENLYDVSTNTLLHSCYRDENGAVMQIGKPIKGFLDDYAFLIKGLLDLYEASFDRRWLNWARELQDKQNEMFWDSEGGGYFTCSTEDKTIVLRLKEDQDGAEPSGNSVSCHNLLRFAAYADKSDPQNSGEKEREMAKKILVAFAKRLNDSPTALPEMMSALMFYSDSPTQVLISGGRSDPRTLEMVRAVRTRLLPGRVLCVADPADTPAGMSDILLHRVRSAGDVPTAYVCRRYACSLPVTDVKQLENLLDETPAAVAKK; encoded by the exons ATGCCTAGTGGTCGAGCTGTTTTGTTGCTTCGAAGATTGTCAACGGGTGATAACAGGttgaaaaacattaatttaaaccAAAATATCTCTACAGAGCTTTTCACCAATCCTGTGTGCATTCACAGGGATTTGGGCCTACACAAAAG GCTGTCAACTGTAGTGCCAAATAGTATCAGTCCTTCTCAGATCACAAGAAGTTTcagtgataataaaataataatggcaTCACCTAGTTCGGAAACTCCCCCAGTTGCAGATAAACCAAAACATacaaatagtttaataaatgaaaaatcgcCCTACTTGCTTCAACATGCTCACAATCCTGTCCAATGGTATCCTTGGGGTCCAGAAGCTATAGAAAAGGCAAAGGTGCAAAACAAATTGATATTCTTATCAGTGGGCTATTCCACATGTCACTGGTGTCATGTTATGGAAAAAGAGTCCTTTGAGAATGAAGAAGTTGCAAAAATTATGAACGAACATTATGTTAATATCAAAGTCGATAGAGAAGAGAGACCGGATATTGatcgtgtttatttattatttgtcatGGCCTCCACAGGAAGTGGGGGCTGGCCCATGTCTGTCTTCTTAACTCCAGATCTTCAACCAGTCACTGGAGGTACCTATTTCCCTCCAGAAGATCGCTGGGGCCGTCCGGGTTTCAAAACGGTTCTTCTGACTCTAGCTAAAAAATGGAAAGAAAATCAACAACAATGTCTAGAAGCTGGCCAGCATGTAATTTCAGCATTGCAACAATTATCTCTTGATGACAATTTATCCTCGGTAGTTCCAGGAGAGGGTACTTGGGACAAATGTGTTCAGAAATATATGTTGATTTATGAACCAGAGTTTGGTGGATTTGGTATGGCCCCAAAATTTCCTCAAGcatcaattttcaattttctcTTTCATTACTATGCTAGAGATAAATCAAATACTGATGGAAAAAAATGTCTAGAAATGTGTTTGTACACATTGACTAAAATTGCAAAAGGAGGCATTCATGATCATGTATCCAGTGGATTTGCACGTTATTCGGTTGACAATGATTGGCATGTTCCTCACTTCGAAAAGATGTTGTATGACCAAGCTCAATTGGTAGTTGCTTACACTGATGCCTTCCTGGCAACTAAAGATGAATTTTATGCTGTTGTAGTCCATGATATCATCAAATATGTTAACAGAGATCTGAGACATGAATCTGGTGGGTATTACAGTGCTGAAGACGCAGATTCGTATCCTACATTTGGAACTACCAAGAAAAAAGAAGGAGCATTCTGTGTGTGGGAATATAGTGAACTAAAAGCACTATTGAATGATAAAAAGATAAATGAAATATCTTACTTGGATattttttgtgaatatttttctGTTAGTGAAGAAGGTAATATATCTCCGGGTAGTGATCCACATGGGGAGCTggtaaacaaaaatgttttaatcatATATGAGAGCAAAGAAGAAATTTCAAAAAAGTTTGGTTTAAACATTGAACAATTTAACCAAGTCATCAATGACTGTATAAAGATTGTGTACGAAGCACGTCAAAACCGCCCCCGTCCAGATTTAGACACCAAAATACTGTGTTCTTGGAATGGATTAATGCTGTCAGGATTGGCACAAGCTGGACAAGGTTTGGGCGAAAAATGCTATGTTGAGGATGCTATTAAGACTGCAAATTTTATAAAAGAGAACCTTTATGATGTATCCACAAATACTTTATTGCACTCCTGCTACAGAGATGAAAATGGAGCCGTCATGCAAAT aGGAAAACCAATAAAGGGTTTTTTGGACGATTACGCATTTCTTATCAAAGGCCTTCTCGATTTGTACGAAGCATCATTTGATCGGCGTTGGTTGAATTGGGCTCGTGAATTGCAagataaacaaaatgaaatgttcTGGGATTCAGAAGGTGGAGGTTACTTTACATGTTCAACCGAAGATAAAACTATAGTGTTGAGACTTAAAGAAG ATCAAGATGGTGCCGAACCGTCCGGTAATAGTGTTTCGTGCCACAACCTCCTAAGGTTCGCGGCATACGCTGATAAGAGTGATCCACAAAATAGCGGCGAGAAGGAAAGGGAGATGGCGAAAAAAATACTTGTCGCTTTTGCCAAACGTCTTAATGACTCTCCCACTGCCCTACCAGAAATGATGTCCGCACTGATGTTTTATAGTGACTCTCCTACACAG GTGCTGATCTCGGGGGGCCGCTCGGACCCGCGCACGCTGGAGATGGTGCGCGCGGTGCGGACGCGGCTGCTGCCGGGCCGCGTACTGTGCGTGGCCGACCCCGCCGACACGCCCGCCGGTATGTCCGACATAC TGTTACACCGTGTGAGGTCTGCGGGCGACGTGCCCACGGCGTACGTTTGCCGCCGCTACGCGTGCTCTCTTCCCGTTACGGACGTCAAGCAACTCGAGAACTTGTTAGACGAAACACCAGCTGCTGTGGCTAAGAAGTAG
- the LOC101739799 gene encoding spermatogenesis-associated protein 20 isoform X2, protein MPSGRAVLLLRRLSTGDNRLKNINLNQNISTELFTNPVCIHRDLGLHKRLSTVVPNSISPSQITRSFSDNKIIMASPSSETPPVADKPKHTNSLINEKSPYLLQHAHNPVQWYPWGPEAIEKAKVQNKLIFLSVGYSTCHWCHVMEKESFENEEVAKIMNEHYVNIKVDREERPDIDRVYLLFVMASTGSGGWPMSVFLTPDLQPVTGGTYFPPEDRWGRPGFKTVLLTLAKKWKENQQQCLEAGQHVISALQQLSLDDNLSSVVPGEGTWDKCVQKYMLIYEPEFGGFGMAPKFPQASIFNFLFHYYARDKSNTDGKKCLEMCLYTLTKIAKGGIHDHVSSGFARYSVDNDWHVPHFEKMLYDQAQLVVAYTDAFLATKDEFYAVVVHDIIKYVNRDLRHESGGYYSAEDADSYPTFGTTKKKEGAFCVWEYSELKALLNDKKINEISYLDIFCEYFSVSEEGNISPGSDPHGELVNKNVLIIYESKEEISKKFGLNIEQFNQVINDCIKIVYEARQNRPRPDLDTKILCSWNGLMLSGLAQAGQGLGEKCYVEDAIKTANFIKENLYDVSTNTLLHSCYRDENGAVMQIGKPIKGFLDDYAFLIKGLLDLYEASFDRRWLNWARELQDKQNEMFWDSEGGGYFTCSTEDKTIVLRLKEDQDGAEPSGNSVSCHNLLRFAAYADKSDPQNSGEKEREMAKKILVAFAKRLNDSPTALPEMMSALMFYSDSPTQVLISGGRSDPRTLEMVRAVRTRLLPGRVLCVADPADTPAVLHRVRSAGDVPTAYVCRRYACSLPVTDVKQLENLLDETPAAVAKK, encoded by the exons ATGCCTAGTGGTCGAGCTGTTTTGTTGCTTCGAAGATTGTCAACGGGTGATAACAGGttgaaaaacattaatttaaaccAAAATATCTCTACAGAGCTTTTCACCAATCCTGTGTGCATTCACAGGGATTTGGGCCTACACAAAAG GCTGTCAACTGTAGTGCCAAATAGTATCAGTCCTTCTCAGATCACAAGAAGTTTcagtgataataaaataataatggcaTCACCTAGTTCGGAAACTCCCCCAGTTGCAGATAAACCAAAACATacaaatagtttaataaatgaaaaatcgcCCTACTTGCTTCAACATGCTCACAATCCTGTCCAATGGTATCCTTGGGGTCCAGAAGCTATAGAAAAGGCAAAGGTGCAAAACAAATTGATATTCTTATCAGTGGGCTATTCCACATGTCACTGGTGTCATGTTATGGAAAAAGAGTCCTTTGAGAATGAAGAAGTTGCAAAAATTATGAACGAACATTATGTTAATATCAAAGTCGATAGAGAAGAGAGACCGGATATTGatcgtgtttatttattatttgtcatGGCCTCCACAGGAAGTGGGGGCTGGCCCATGTCTGTCTTCTTAACTCCAGATCTTCAACCAGTCACTGGAGGTACCTATTTCCCTCCAGAAGATCGCTGGGGCCGTCCGGGTTTCAAAACGGTTCTTCTGACTCTAGCTAAAAAATGGAAAGAAAATCAACAACAATGTCTAGAAGCTGGCCAGCATGTAATTTCAGCATTGCAACAATTATCTCTTGATGACAATTTATCCTCGGTAGTTCCAGGAGAGGGTACTTGGGACAAATGTGTTCAGAAATATATGTTGATTTATGAACCAGAGTTTGGTGGATTTGGTATGGCCCCAAAATTTCCTCAAGcatcaattttcaattttctcTTTCATTACTATGCTAGAGATAAATCAAATACTGATGGAAAAAAATGTCTAGAAATGTGTTTGTACACATTGACTAAAATTGCAAAAGGAGGCATTCATGATCATGTATCCAGTGGATTTGCACGTTATTCGGTTGACAATGATTGGCATGTTCCTCACTTCGAAAAGATGTTGTATGACCAAGCTCAATTGGTAGTTGCTTACACTGATGCCTTCCTGGCAACTAAAGATGAATTTTATGCTGTTGTAGTCCATGATATCATCAAATATGTTAACAGAGATCTGAGACATGAATCTGGTGGGTATTACAGTGCTGAAGACGCAGATTCGTATCCTACATTTGGAACTACCAAGAAAAAAGAAGGAGCATTCTGTGTGTGGGAATATAGTGAACTAAAAGCACTATTGAATGATAAAAAGATAAATGAAATATCTTACTTGGATattttttgtgaatatttttctGTTAGTGAAGAAGGTAATATATCTCCGGGTAGTGATCCACATGGGGAGCTggtaaacaaaaatgttttaatcatATATGAGAGCAAAGAAGAAATTTCAAAAAAGTTTGGTTTAAACATTGAACAATTTAACCAAGTCATCAATGACTGTATAAAGATTGTGTACGAAGCACGTCAAAACCGCCCCCGTCCAGATTTAGACACCAAAATACTGTGTTCTTGGAATGGATTAATGCTGTCAGGATTGGCACAAGCTGGACAAGGTTTGGGCGAAAAATGCTATGTTGAGGATGCTATTAAGACTGCAAATTTTATAAAAGAGAACCTTTATGATGTATCCACAAATACTTTATTGCACTCCTGCTACAGAGATGAAAATGGAGCCGTCATGCAAAT aGGAAAACCAATAAAGGGTTTTTTGGACGATTACGCATTTCTTATCAAAGGCCTTCTCGATTTGTACGAAGCATCATTTGATCGGCGTTGGTTGAATTGGGCTCGTGAATTGCAagataaacaaaatgaaatgttcTGGGATTCAGAAGGTGGAGGTTACTTTACATGTTCAACCGAAGATAAAACTATAGTGTTGAGACTTAAAGAAG ATCAAGATGGTGCCGAACCGTCCGGTAATAGTGTTTCGTGCCACAACCTCCTAAGGTTCGCGGCATACGCTGATAAGAGTGATCCACAAAATAGCGGCGAGAAGGAAAGGGAGATGGCGAAAAAAATACTTGTCGCTTTTGCCAAACGTCTTAATGACTCTCCCACTGCCCTACCAGAAATGATGTCCGCACTGATGTTTTATAGTGACTCTCCTACACAG GTGCTGATCTCGGGGGGCCGCTCGGACCCGCGCACGCTGGAGATGGTGCGCGCGGTGCGGACGCGGCTGCTGCCGGGCCGCGTACTGTGCGTGGCCGACCCCGCCGACACGCCCGCCG TGTTACACCGTGTGAGGTCTGCGGGCGACGTGCCCACGGCGTACGTTTGCCGCCGCTACGCGTGCTCTCTTCCCGTTACGGACGTCAAGCAACTCGAGAACTTGTTAGACGAAACACCAGCTGCTGTGGCTAAGAAGTAG